The following are encoded together in the Kribbella sp. CA-293567 genome:
- a CDS encoding LacI family DNA-binding transcriptional regulator has translation MATLKQVAAHAEVSVQTVSNALNAPHRLRPDTLQRVTRSIQLLNYRPNRNARSLRTSAVELIGYCVPSWPDGQAHLVMDQFLHALCASAESSGRHILLFTAPVGVEGMPVYEDLHARRLVDGFVLSQTETHDPRHGWLKEQQIPFVSFGRVWKESTQPGPWVDVDGAGGCAAAVRHLHDTGRRRIGFLSWPLASGLAEDRLTGWQSGCRELGLPSGRELAFHCQGDTIDAGARGTAELLDADPEIDAIVAVSDVLALGALRELTRRGMTAGVEVAVTGFDDSPLASVVSPALTSIRQPMDQIATELIDILTAATPSGPTERLLRPELIVRGSS, from the coding sequence GTGGCTACGCTGAAGCAGGTTGCCGCTCACGCGGAGGTTTCGGTGCAGACCGTCTCCAACGCTCTGAACGCGCCCCATCGACTCCGGCCCGACACGTTGCAGCGGGTCACGCGGTCGATCCAGCTGCTCAACTACCGGCCCAATCGTAACGCGCGCAGCCTGCGGACGAGTGCCGTCGAGCTGATCGGGTACTGCGTGCCGAGCTGGCCCGACGGGCAGGCGCATCTGGTGATGGACCAATTCCTGCACGCTTTGTGCGCCTCGGCGGAGAGCAGTGGGCGGCACATTCTGTTGTTCACGGCACCGGTCGGGGTCGAAGGAATGCCGGTCTACGAGGATCTGCACGCGCGGCGGCTGGTCGACGGGTTCGTGCTGTCGCAGACCGAGACGCATGATCCGCGGCACGGCTGGCTGAAGGAGCAGCAGATCCCGTTCGTGTCGTTCGGGCGGGTCTGGAAGGAGTCCACCCAGCCGGGCCCCTGGGTCGATGTCGACGGGGCCGGTGGGTGCGCGGCCGCCGTACGGCATCTGCACGACACCGGACGGCGGCGGATCGGCTTCCTGAGTTGGCCGTTGGCCTCCGGACTGGCGGAGGACCGGCTGACGGGCTGGCAGAGCGGTTGCCGGGAGCTCGGGCTCCCGAGTGGCCGGGAGCTGGCGTTCCATTGCCAGGGAGACACCATCGACGCAGGCGCTCGCGGTACCGCCGAACTGCTCGACGCGGATCCCGAGATCGACGCGATCGTTGCCGTCAGCGACGTTCTCGCGCTCGGCGCGCTGCGGGAGCTGACCCGGCGCGGGATGACCGCCGGCGTCGAGGTCGCGGTCACCGGGTTCGACGACTCGCCACTTGCCTCGGTGGTGTCGCCCGCGCTCACGAGTATTCGCCAGCCGATGGACCAGATCGCCACCGAACTGATCGACATCCTCACCGCCGCGACCCCGAGCGGGCCGACGGAACGACTTCTGCGACCGGAACTGATCGTCAGGGGCAGCTCGTGA
- a CDS encoding LLM class flavin-dependent oxidoreductase produces the protein MRFSVTFGAVGAGRDPRGLAELARMAEDCGWDGVFLEDYLVYQGDLAEPAYDPWICLAAMASATSTIRLGTTVTPVPRRHPWQLAAETVALDHLSGGRLILGVGLGDPSDPFLTSSPRELAEKLDESLEIIDALWTGEAVQHQGRHYRLDGAQLTARPVQRPRIPIWVGGNLLNPAVRRRILRWDGSCAYKGSTGAAEQITPDDVRRLHADREAALSRSGEGDRVGGAGGFEVKVSGGEPGAFAEAGAAWWGRWIAPGPLADAREILRAGPPDR, from the coding sequence ATGCGATTCTCGGTGACCTTCGGAGCGGTGGGCGCTGGGCGGGATCCACGCGGGCTGGCCGAGCTGGCACGGATGGCCGAGGACTGCGGCTGGGACGGCGTGTTCCTGGAGGACTACCTCGTCTACCAGGGCGACCTGGCCGAACCGGCGTACGATCCGTGGATCTGCTTGGCTGCGATGGCGAGCGCGACCTCGACGATCAGGCTCGGTACGACGGTCACCCCGGTCCCCCGCCGTCATCCGTGGCAACTCGCTGCCGAGACCGTCGCGCTCGACCATCTCTCCGGTGGCCGGCTGATCCTCGGTGTCGGCCTCGGTGATCCCAGCGACCCGTTCCTCACCAGCTCCCCGCGCGAGCTGGCTGAGAAGCTCGACGAGTCGCTGGAGATCATCGACGCCTTGTGGACCGGGGAGGCCGTCCAGCATCAAGGGAGGCACTACCGGCTCGACGGCGCTCAGCTGACCGCCCGGCCGGTGCAGCGACCTCGGATCCCGATCTGGGTGGGTGGCAATCTCCTCAACCCGGCGGTCCGTCGCCGGATTCTTCGCTGGGACGGCAGTTGCGCGTACAAGGGCAGCACCGGCGCGGCCGAGCAGATCACTCCCGACGACGTACGCCGGCTTCACGCTGACCGCGAGGCCGCGCTGAGCAGATCGGGTGAAGGAGACCGAGTTGGTGGGGCGGGCGGGTTCGAGGTGAAGGTCAGCGGTGGGGAGCCGGGGGCGTTCGCGGAGGCCGGCGCGGCCTGGTGGGGGCGGTGGATCGCGCCGGGGCCGCTCGCGGACGCGCGGGAGATCTTGCGAGCCGGGCCGCCAGACCGTTGA
- a CDS encoding SDR family NAD(P)-dependent oxidoreductase, translated as MTEFAGKTALVTGGSRGIGAAVAVALAERGADVAITYNSSPEDAAAVVKQLEAAGRRGFAIEADAASAEAVVAAVGRAYGVLGGLDIFVNNAGVGSLGMIDEVTLEELDRVLAINVRGPYVAAQAAAGVLADGGRMIHVGSAIAERATGPGMSLYTMSKSAVAGLSKGLARDLGARGITSNVVQPGPIDTSMNPADGPFAEAQRAFLALPRFGTPAEVAAAVVYLAGSAAGYITGTELTIDGGHAA; from the coding sequence ATGACTGAGTTCGCTGGAAAGACGGCACTGGTGACCGGTGGAAGCCGCGGGATCGGCGCTGCGGTCGCGGTGGCCCTGGCCGAGCGTGGCGCCGACGTCGCGATCACCTACAACAGTTCCCCGGAGGATGCGGCGGCGGTGGTCAAGCAGCTCGAGGCCGCCGGTCGGCGTGGGTTCGCGATCGAGGCGGACGCGGCGAGCGCGGAGGCTGTCGTCGCGGCGGTCGGCCGGGCGTACGGCGTACTGGGTGGACTCGACATCTTTGTCAACAACGCCGGGGTCGGGTCGCTCGGGATGATCGACGAGGTCACGCTCGAGGAGCTCGACCGGGTGCTCGCGATCAACGTGCGCGGCCCGTACGTCGCGGCGCAGGCCGCGGCCGGCGTACTGGCTGATGGTGGGCGGATGATCCATGTCGGCAGCGCGATCGCCGAGCGCGCCACGGGCCCCGGGATGAGCCTCTACACGATGAGCAAGTCGGCGGTGGCCGGCCTGAGCAAGGGGCTGGCGCGGGATCTCGGTGCGCGCGGGATCACGTCGAACGTCGTTCAGCCAGGGCCGATCGACACGTCGATGAACCCGGCCGACGGTCCGTTCGCCGAAGCGCAGCGGGCGTTCCTCGCTCTTCCTCGCTTCGGTACGCCTGCGGAGGTCGCTGCCGCCGTTGTCTATCTGGCCGGGTCAGCCGCCGGCTACATCACCGGGACCGAGCTGACCATCGACGGCGGACACGCCGCCTGA
- a CDS encoding AlkA N-terminal domain-containing protein, which translates to MGQGMLEPVYECVERCVRAVQSKDARFDGWFFTAVLTTKIYCRPSCPVVPPKVKNMRFYPSAAAAQSAGFRACKRCRPDASPGSPEWNDRADLVARAMRLIGDGVVDRDGVPGLATQLGYSVRQVQRQLQAELGAGPLALARAQRAQTARLLIETSSLPMSDVAFAAGFSSVRTFNETVQEVFALSPSELRTRAKRGDATSAPGTISLRLPFRQPLMPDNLFGHLIATGVPGVEEWRGGTYRRTLRLSHGHGVVALRPMPDHIACQLSLTDQRDLAIAISRCRRMLDLDADPIAVDDVLRADPFLAPLVDKAPGRRVPHTVDGEEFAVRAVLGQQVSTAAARTHASRLVQAYGDPIDDPGGGLTHLFPRMEALAELDPETLAFPKSRRTTLTTLVATLAAGEIDLGAGSDWDKAREQLAALPGIGPWTVESIAMRALGDPDAFVASDLGIKYAARDLGLPEAPKALIEHARAWRPWRAYAVQYLWATGNHAVNKIPAVENVE; encoded by the coding sequence GTGGGACAGGGGATGCTGGAGCCCGTGTACGAATGTGTCGAGCGATGCGTGCGAGCCGTCCAGTCGAAGGACGCGAGGTTCGACGGCTGGTTCTTCACCGCCGTTCTGACCACCAAGATCTACTGCCGGCCGAGTTGCCCGGTCGTGCCCCCGAAGGTCAAGAACATGCGCTTCTACCCGAGCGCCGCCGCGGCCCAGTCGGCCGGATTCCGGGCCTGCAAGCGCTGCCGTCCGGACGCCAGTCCTGGCTCACCGGAGTGGAACGACCGGGCCGACCTGGTTGCTCGCGCGATGCGCCTGATCGGCGACGGCGTGGTCGATCGCGACGGCGTACCGGGACTGGCGACGCAGCTCGGTTACAGCGTTCGTCAGGTGCAGCGGCAGTTGCAGGCAGAGCTCGGGGCCGGCCCGCTCGCTCTCGCCCGGGCGCAGCGGGCCCAGACGGCGCGACTGCTGATCGAGACCAGCTCACTGCCGATGTCCGACGTCGCTTTCGCCGCGGGTTTCTCCAGCGTCCGGACCTTCAACGAAACAGTGCAGGAGGTCTTCGCGCTGTCTCCGAGCGAACTGCGGACCAGGGCGAAGCGTGGCGACGCGACCAGCGCACCGGGCACCATCTCGTTGCGCCTTCCGTTCCGTCAGCCGTTGATGCCGGACAACCTCTTCGGGCACCTGATCGCGACCGGCGTACCGGGAGTGGAGGAGTGGCGCGGTGGCACCTATCGCCGCACGCTCCGGTTGTCGCACGGCCATGGCGTCGTCGCCCTCCGCCCGATGCCGGACCACATCGCGTGCCAGTTGTCGCTCACCGACCAGCGCGACCTGGCGATCGCCATCAGCCGTTGCCGCCGGATGCTCGACCTCGACGCGGACCCGATCGCGGTCGACGACGTACTCCGGGCCGACCCGTTCCTCGCGCCGCTGGTCGACAAGGCGCCGGGGCGGCGGGTTCCGCACACCGTCGACGGCGAGGAGTTCGCCGTCCGGGCGGTGCTCGGCCAGCAGGTCTCGACGGCCGCCGCGCGGACCCACGCAAGCCGGCTCGTGCAGGCGTACGGCGATCCCATCGACGATCCGGGCGGCGGGTTGACGCACTTGTTCCCCCGGATGGAGGCACTGGCCGAGCTCGACCCCGAGACACTCGCCTTCCCGAAGTCCCGGCGTACGACGCTGACCACGCTGGTCGCCACCCTCGCGGCCGGCGAGATCGACCTCGGCGCGGGCAGCGACTGGGACAAGGCGCGGGAGCAGTTGGCGGCGCTGCCCGGGATCGGACCGTGGACCGTCGAGTCGATCGCGATGCGCGCGCTGGGTGACCCGGATGCCTTCGTGGCCAGCGATCTGGGCATCAAGTACGCCGCCCGCGACCTCGGGTTGCCCGAGGCACCCAAAGCGCTGATCGAGCATGCGCGCGCCTGGCGGCCCTGGCGCGCGTACGCCGTGCAGTACCTCTGGGCGACCGGGAACCACGCCGTCAACAAGATTCCTGCCGTAGAGAACGTGGAGTGA
- a CDS encoding GNAT family N-acetyltransferase, with protein MTQLTTERLLLRPLKDSDRAPCTALNADPAVMEHFPAPLTPAESDAMIERISAMIAERGFGFWAAELRETGQFLGFVGLSVPTFEAPFLPGVEVGWRLAKAAWGKGYATEGARAALAHAFGPLGLDEVLSFTATTNKPSQRVMERIGMTHDEAGDFDHPRLPDGHRLQRHVLYRITRAQWEAQQ; from the coding sequence ATGACCCAGCTCACCACCGAACGCCTGCTGCTGCGGCCCCTCAAGGACAGCGATCGCGCCCCCTGCACCGCGTTGAACGCCGATCCCGCCGTGATGGAGCACTTCCCGGCGCCGCTCACGCCGGCCGAGAGCGACGCGATGATCGAGCGGATCAGCGCGATGATCGCGGAGCGCGGCTTCGGGTTCTGGGCGGCCGAGCTCCGCGAGACCGGGCAGTTCCTCGGCTTCGTCGGGCTGTCGGTGCCGACCTTCGAGGCGCCGTTCCTGCCGGGTGTCGAAGTCGGCTGGCGGCTGGCGAAAGCTGCCTGGGGCAAGGGGTATGCGACCGAAGGGGCGCGGGCGGCGCTGGCGCACGCGTTCGGTCCGCTCGGACTGGACGAGGTGCTGTCGTTCACGGCGACCACCAACAAGCCGTCCCAGCGGGTGATGGAGCGGATCGGAATGACGCACGACGAAGCCGGCGACTTCGACCACCCGCGGTTGCCCGACGGCCATCGGCTGCAGCGGCACGTGCTCTACCGGATCACGCGCGCGCAGTGGGAGGCCCAGCAGTGA
- a CDS encoding methylated-DNA--[protein]-cysteine S-methyltransferase: protein MTHAVIDSPIGRLTVVAAGTGELAGLYMEQQRHRPAQEIFGSRDDSILPEVGQQLKEYFAGERTSFDVPLKLAGTPFQQRVWEALQDIPYGEVTTYGQLAATLGLVPGASRAVGLANGKNPVSIIVPCHRVIGSTGSLTGYGGGLERKQQLLDHERADVLF, encoded by the coding sequence GTGACGCACGCGGTGATCGACAGCCCGATCGGCCGGCTCACTGTCGTCGCGGCCGGCACGGGGGAGTTGGCCGGCCTCTACATGGAGCAGCAGCGGCACCGGCCGGCGCAGGAGATCTTCGGGTCGCGGGACGACTCGATCCTGCCGGAGGTCGGCCAGCAACTGAAGGAGTACTTCGCCGGCGAGCGCACCAGCTTCGACGTACCGCTGAAGCTGGCCGGTACGCCTTTCCAGCAACGGGTCTGGGAAGCACTCCAGGACATCCCGTACGGCGAGGTGACGACGTACGGGCAACTTGCCGCCACGCTCGGACTGGTGCCGGGTGCCTCCCGGGCGGTCGGGCTGGCGAACGGCAAGAACCCGGTCAGCATCATCGTGCCGTGCCACCGCGTGATCGGCTCGACCGGCAGCCTCACCGGGTACGGCGGTGGCCTGGAGCGCAAGCAGCAGCTGCTCGACCATGAACGGGCCGACGTACTCTTCTGA
- a CDS encoding YdeI/OmpD-associated family protein, whose protein sequence is MSTQVKVKQVVTDDEAFAPATVEEWRAWLAQYGRIERSVWVVVHRKGSAAGIDLAEAVEHALCFGWIDSKTLSRDGQSTYQTFTPRNPRSTWSQVNRDRVERLLAAGLMEAPGQELLDLAHRTGTWDCLAEAQNGVVPADLQARLDADEEAATHFAAFPPSSRRRILEWIALAKRPETRERRIAQAVDLAALNQRANHPG, encoded by the coding sequence ATGAGCACACAGGTGAAGGTCAAGCAGGTGGTCACCGATGACGAGGCGTTCGCACCGGCGACAGTCGAGGAGTGGCGCGCTTGGCTGGCGCAATACGGGCGGATCGAGCGGTCGGTGTGGGTTGTCGTCCACCGCAAGGGCAGCGCGGCCGGTATCGACCTGGCGGAGGCGGTCGAGCACGCCCTCTGCTTCGGCTGGATCGACAGCAAGACGCTCAGCCGCGACGGGCAGAGCACTTATCAGACCTTCACCCCGCGCAACCCGCGCAGTACCTGGAGCCAGGTCAATCGCGACCGGGTCGAGAGGCTGCTCGCCGCCGGCCTGATGGAGGCGCCCGGCCAGGAACTGCTGGACCTCGCCCACCGGACCGGCACCTGGGACTGTCTCGCCGAGGCCCAGAACGGTGTCGTTCCCGCCGACCTCCAGGCCCGGCTCGACGCCGATGAGGAGGCGGCCACCCACTTCGCCGCCTTCCCGCCGTCGTCCAGGCGCCGCATCCTCGAGTGGATCGCGCTCGCGAAGCGCCCGGAGACCCGCGAGCGCCGCATCGCTCAGGCAGTTGACCTCGCCGCCCTGAACCAGCGAGCCAACCACCCCGGCTGA
- a CDS encoding cation:proton antiporter, with the protein MHDLTALLIELGALLLALGILGRIAGRVGFSPIPLYLLAGLAFGHGGLLPLDASEEFVATGAEIGVILLLLLLGLEYTAADLVGTLKTQYLSGVVDFLLNALPGAAVALMLGWGPVAAVALAGVTWISSSGVIAKVVGDLGRLGNRETPVVLGILVLEDLSMAVYLPILTALLAGVGLAGGSVTLLISLGTVSVVLFVALRYGRVISRAVSSDNPEMLLLVVLGLTLLVAGVAQQLQVSAAVGAFLVGIALSGEVAKGARSLLSPLRDLFAAVFFVFFGLSTDPAEIPPVLGVALALAVVTALTKIATGWYAARKAGVKSAGRWRAGGTLVARGEFSIVIAGLAVGVEPRLGPLATAYVLILVILGPITARFTEPVARKLTNRRNPAPQAPPVPERLDDTADSRS; encoded by the coding sequence ATGCATGATCTCACCGCCCTGCTGATCGAACTCGGCGCCCTCCTGCTCGCCCTCGGCATCCTCGGCCGGATCGCCGGCCGGGTCGGGTTCTCACCGATTCCCCTCTACCTGCTGGCCGGGCTGGCCTTCGGCCACGGCGGGCTGCTGCCCCTGGACGCGTCCGAGGAGTTCGTCGCCACCGGCGCCGAGATCGGCGTGATCCTGCTGCTGTTGCTGCTCGGTCTCGAGTACACGGCGGCCGATCTGGTCGGCACGCTGAAGACGCAGTACCTGTCCGGTGTCGTCGACTTCCTGCTGAACGCGTTGCCGGGCGCGGCCGTTGCGCTGATGCTCGGCTGGGGCCCGGTCGCGGCCGTCGCGCTGGCCGGCGTCACCTGGATCTCCTCGTCGGGCGTGATCGCGAAAGTGGTCGGCGACCTCGGCCGGCTCGGTAACCGGGAGACGCCGGTGGTGCTGGGGATCCTGGTGCTCGAGGATCTCTCGATGGCCGTCTATCTGCCGATCCTGACCGCGCTGCTGGCGGGCGTCGGACTGGCCGGCGGCAGCGTGACGCTCCTGATCTCGCTGGGCACGGTGAGTGTCGTGCTGTTCGTCGCCCTGCGCTACGGGCGGGTGATCAGCCGGGCGGTCTCCTCCGACAATCCGGAGATGCTGCTGCTCGTCGTGCTCGGACTGACGCTGCTGGTCGCGGGCGTCGCCCAGCAGTTGCAGGTGTCGGCGGCGGTCGGCGCGTTCCTGGTCGGCATCGCGCTGTCGGGTGAGGTCGCGAAGGGCGCACGCAGTCTGCTCAGCCCGTTGCGGGACCTGTTCGCCGCGGTGTTCTTCGTCTTCTTCGGGCTGAGCACCGACCCCGCGGAGATTCCGCCGGTGCTCGGAGTCGCCCTGGCCCTCGCGGTGGTGACCGCGCTGACCAAGATCGCCACCGGCTGGTACGCCGCTCGCAAGGCCGGCGTGAAGTCGGCCGGTCGCTGGCGTGCGGGCGGCACCTTGGTCGCGCGCGGCGAATTCTCGATCGTCATCGCCGGGCTGGCAGTCGGGGTCGAGCCCCGGCTGGGCCCACTGGCGACGGCGTACGTGCTGATTCTGGTCATCCTCGGCCCGATCACCGCCCGCTTCACCGAACCGGTCGCCCGCAAGCTCACCAACCGCAGAAATCCGGCCCCGCAAGCCCCGCCCGTGCCCGAGCGACTCGACGACACCGCCGACAGCCGGAGCTAG
- a CDS encoding cation:proton antiporter regulatory subunit encodes MVADATYCGSEQLMDHPTRTTLPGIGTRYDFTTDGGRHVSLVVHTDGRRFLGFHDPEDDDSCLGSVPLGPAEASALGQLLIPAPLAPLHGDIEIDLITEQIPITSRSPYSGRTLGDTQARSRTGASIVAVLRRTGAVPSPAPDFRFAIGDTIVVVGTREGVDAVAGLITGG; translated from the coding sequence ATGGTTGCAGACGCCACCTATTGCGGGAGTGAACAACTCATGGACCACCCGACCAGGACGACGCTGCCCGGGATCGGCACTCGTTACGACTTCACCACCGACGGCGGCAGGCACGTGTCCCTGGTGGTGCACACCGACGGCCGGCGCTTTCTGGGCTTCCACGATCCCGAGGACGACGACAGTTGCCTGGGCAGTGTGCCGCTCGGCCCGGCCGAAGCCAGCGCGCTGGGTCAATTGCTGATCCCCGCACCGCTGGCGCCGCTGCACGGCGACATCGAGATCGACCTGATCACCGAGCAGATCCCGATCACCAGCCGTTCGCCGTACTCCGGCCGCACGCTCGGTGACACCCAGGCACGCAGCCGGACCGGCGCGTCGATCGTGGCGGTCCTGCGCCGGACCGGAGCGGTGCCGTCACCGGCCCCGGACTTCCGGTTCGCGATCGGCGACACCATCGTCGTCGTCGGCACCCGTGAGGGCGTCGATGCCGTCGCCGGACTGATCACGGGAGGCTGA
- a CDS encoding PadR family transcriptional regulator: MALEHAILVSLTERAGSGYELARRFDRSIGYFWPATHQQIYRVLRRMGDAGWVTHTEIAQDGRPDKKVYEVSAAGRDELTRWLAEPVDPAILRDGLGVKLRGASLGDAAAVLREVERHRAEHASRLEIYRGIQRRDFPKPDQLAGRELHQYLVLRGGVRAEESFVAWCDEVIQAMRSERTS; encoded by the coding sequence ATGGCTCTCGAACACGCGATCCTCGTCTCGCTGACCGAGCGCGCCGGGTCCGGGTACGAGCTCGCCCGGCGCTTCGACCGCTCGATCGGGTACTTCTGGCCCGCGACCCACCAGCAGATCTACCGCGTACTGCGCCGGATGGGTGACGCCGGCTGGGTTACTCACACCGAGATCGCGCAGGACGGCCGCCCGGACAAGAAGGTGTACGAGGTCTCCGCGGCCGGTCGTGACGAGCTCACCCGCTGGCTCGCCGAGCCTGTCGACCCGGCGATTCTCCGCGACGGCCTGGGCGTGAAGCTCCGCGGCGCCTCGCTGGGCGACGCCGCCGCGGTACTGCGGGAGGTCGAGCGTCACCGCGCCGAGCATGCGAGCCGGCTGGAGATCTACCGCGGCATCCAGCGGCGCGACTTCCCCAAGCCGGACCAGCTGGCCGGCCGCGAGTTGCATCAGTACCTCGTCCTGCGCGGGGGAGTCCGCGCGGAGGAGTCCTTCGTGGCGTGGTGCGACGAAGTCATTCAGGCGATGCGATCGGAGCGCACCTCGTGA
- a CDS encoding NADPH-dependent 2,4-dienoyl-CoA reductase, translating to MSERTSDTAEYPNLLAPLDLGHVTLKNRVIMGSMHTGLEDRAKDLPKLAAYFAERARGGVGLIVTGGYAPNRTGWLTPFGSKLTTHREARGHRLVTDAVHAEGGLIALQILHAGRYSYHPFSVSASARKAPINPFKPRALSDRGVRRQIAAYVDCAALAREAGYDGVEVMGSEGYFINQFLAERTNKRSDRWGGSAENRRRLAVEIVRGIRERVGPDFLIIYRLSMADLVEGGQDWDEVVALGQEIERAGASIINTGIGWHEARVPTIVTSVPRAAFTSITASFRPHVSIPVVTSNRINLPQVGEEVLARGDADLISMARPFLADPEWVLKATTSRADEINVCIACNQACLDHVFAKRKASCMVNPRAARETELVLLPTRRTRRIAVVGAGPAGLSAAVTAAERGHDVELFEADNEIGGQFGIARRIPGKEEFAETIRYYERRLELTGVKLHLGHRAVAADLEGFDEVIVATGVVPRIPAIPGIDHEKVVSYVDVVRHGHPVGRSVAVIGAGGIGVDVSEFITTIDSPTLDLAAWKAEWGVTDPLSAPGALTEPRPEPSPRKVYLLQRKPGKIGAGLGKTTGWVHRAALKNKQVEQLTSVNYERIDDEGLHVTFGPKHENPRVLAVDTIIVCAGQEPVRDLATPTTHVIGGAHLATELDAKRAISQGTELAAKL from the coding sequence GTGAGCGAGCGAACCAGTGACACAGCCGAGTACCCGAACCTGCTGGCCCCGCTCGACCTCGGCCACGTCACGCTGAAGAACCGGGTGATCATGGGGTCGATGCACACCGGTCTGGAAGATCGGGCCAAGGACCTGCCGAAGCTCGCCGCGTACTTCGCCGAGCGGGCCCGCGGCGGCGTCGGCCTGATCGTCACCGGCGGCTACGCGCCGAACCGGACCGGCTGGCTGACCCCGTTCGGCTCGAAGCTGACCACTCACCGGGAAGCCCGCGGGCATCGGCTGGTGACGGACGCCGTCCACGCCGAGGGTGGGCTGATCGCGCTGCAGATCCTGCACGCGGGGCGGTACTCCTACCACCCGTTCAGCGTCTCGGCCTCGGCCCGGAAGGCGCCGATCAACCCGTTCAAACCGCGGGCGTTGTCGGATCGCGGCGTACGGCGGCAGATCGCGGCGTACGTCGACTGCGCCGCGCTGGCCCGCGAGGCGGGCTACGACGGTGTCGAGGTGATGGGCTCCGAGGGGTACTTCATCAACCAGTTCCTCGCCGAGCGGACCAACAAGCGCAGCGACCGTTGGGGTGGCAGCGCGGAGAACCGGCGGCGGCTCGCCGTCGAGATCGTCCGGGGCATCCGGGAGCGGGTCGGCCCGGACTTCCTGATCATCTACCGGCTGTCGATGGCCGACCTGGTCGAAGGTGGGCAGGACTGGGACGAGGTCGTTGCCTTGGGCCAGGAGATCGAGCGGGCCGGGGCTTCGATCATCAACACCGGGATCGGCTGGCACGAGGCCCGGGTGCCGACCATCGTGACCTCGGTACCGCGGGCGGCGTTCACCTCCATCACGGCGTCGTTCCGGCCGCACGTCTCGATCCCGGTGGTCACCTCGAACCGGATCAACCTGCCGCAGGTCGGCGAAGAGGTGCTGGCCCGCGGTGACGCCGACCTGATCAGCATGGCCCGCCCGTTCCTGGCCGATCCGGAGTGGGTGCTCAAGGCAACTACCTCGCGGGCGGACGAGATCAACGTCTGCATCGCCTGCAACCAGGCCTGTCTGGATCACGTCTTCGCCAAACGCAAGGCGAGCTGCATGGTGAATCCCCGCGCCGCCCGTGAGACGGAGCTGGTGCTGCTGCCGACCCGTCGTACCCGCAGGATCGCCGTCGTCGGCGCCGGCCCGGCCGGTCTCTCCGCCGCCGTCACCGCCGCCGAGCGTGGCCACGACGTCGAGCTTTTCGAAGCGGACAACGAGATCGGCGGCCAGTTCGGCATCGCGCGCCGGATCCCGGGCAAGGAGGAGTTCGCCGAGACCATCCGGTACTACGAACGCCGCCTCGAACTGACCGGCGTCAAGCTCCATCTCGGCCACCGCGCCGTCGCCGCCGACCTCGAAGGCTTCGACGAGGTGATCGTGGCCACCGGTGTCGTGCCCCGGATCCCGGCCATCCCCGGCATCGACCACGAGAAGGTCGTCTCGTACGTCGACGTCGTCCGCCACGGCCACCCGGTCGGCCGCTCGGTCGCCGTCATCGGCGCCGGCGGAATCGGCGTGGACGTGAGCGAGTTCATCACCACCATCGACTCCCCGACGCTCGACCTGGCGGCGTGGAAGGCCGAATGGGGCGTCACGGACCCGCTGTCGGCACCCGGCGCCCTGACCGAACCGCGCCCCGAACCCTCGCCCCGCAAGGTCTACCTGCTGCAACGCAAACCGGGCAAGATCGGCGCCGGCCTCGGCAAGACCACCGGCTGGGTCCATCGCGCCGCGCTGAAGAACAAGCAGGTCGAGCAGCTCACCTCGGTCAACTACGAGCGCATCGACGACGAAGGCCTGCACGTCACCTTCGGCCCCAAGCACGAGAATCCCCGGGTCCTGGCGGTCGACACCATCATCGTCTGCGCCGGCCAGGAGCCGGTCCGCGACCTCGCCACTCCCACCACCCACGTCATCGGCGGCGCCCACCTGGCCACCGAGCTGGACGCCAAACGAGCGATCTCCCAAGGCACCGAACTGGCCGCGAAGCTCTGA